ACTGCTGCTCGCTACCGTGGGCCGGGACATCTTCACCGGCGAAAGCCGGTTCACGTTCGGCAGCCTGCAACTCGCCGATGGCATCGACTTCGTGCCCATTGCGATGGGCATCTTCGGCCTCGGCGAGATCCTCTACAACCTTGAGGAGCGGCACCGGGCGGCCAAGGCGCCGTCGAAGGTCACGAATGTCTGGCCCTCGCGCAACGACCTCAAGCAGGCGTCCGGAGCCATCGGCCGCGGATCGGTGCTGGGCTTCTTCCTCGGTATCCTTCCCGGCGGTGGCGCCACGATTGCTTCGATGGCCTCGTATGCCATGGAAAAGAAGCGCGCCAAGCAGCCGGAACGGTTCGGCAAGGGCGCCCCCGAGGGTGTGGCAGGGCCGGAAACCGCCAACAACGCGGCAGCGACGTCGTCGTTTATCCCGCTGCTGACGCTGGGGATCCCGGCCAACGCCACCATGGCACTGATGTTCGGTGCGCTGCTGATCCAGGGCGTTACTCCCGGTCCGCAACTCGTGGAACAAAACCCCGAGCTCTTCTGGGGCGTGGTGAACTCCATGTACATCGGCAACATCCTGCTCCTCATCATGAGCCTGCCGCTGGTGGGGATCTTCGTGAAGATCCTCCGCGTCCGGGCCGCCATCCTGGCGCCTGTCACTGCACTCATCACGCTGTTGGGCGCCTACACCATCAACAACAGCATGTTCGACGTCTCGCTCGTGGTCGTCTTCGGCATCATCGGCTACCTCATGAAAAAGTTCGGCTTCGAACCGGGTCCCCTGGTGCTGGCCTTCGTGCTCGGTGAACTGCTCGAAAGCTCAATGCGCCGCTCCCTGCTGGTCTTTGGCGGTGACCCGTCGGGCTTCTTCGGACGCCCCATTTCAGCCACCCTGCTGGTGGTTTTCGTCCTGGTGGCCGTACTGCCCGCCATCCGCGCCGCCATCGCCAAACGCAAAGGCACGGCGCCGTCCGCCGGCGCCGCTACCCAGGGCGAAGCCCACACGATCAAGGAGAAGGTATGAGCATCATCGTCGGATTCGTCCCCACCCCGGCAGGGGAGGCCGCCCTCACAGCCGGCATCGCCGAAGCGCAGCTCCGCCAGCAGGACCTGTTCATTGTGAACTCCGCCCGCCAGGGCGCCCTGGTGGATAAATCAGTGGCCACCGAGGACGTCCTGGCCCAGGCCGCCAAACGGGCCGCCGACGTCGGAGTAACGGCAACTGTCATCCAGCCGCCCTACCAGCACGATCTGGCCGACGAGTTCCTCGACGTCGCCCGGGAAGTGGACGCGTCGCTCATCGTCATCGGGTTGCGGCACCGCACCCAGGTGGGCAAGTTCATCCTGGGCAGCCACGCACAGCAGATCCTGATGCAGGCCGACCGGCCGGTCCTGGCCGTGAAGGCCGACGGCGGCCATTTCTAGGCCCGAAGGGAAGCAAGATGTACAAGCACAAACCGCTCCGCCGGGGACCGGTCCCGGTAGCCGCCCCCGTCCCCGACTGGTCCAAATTGTGCAGGGACGACCACGTGGAGGTGCGCACGGCGGGTGGTGCACTGATGTCGGGAACCATCGACATGATCGACGCTGACCGCACCGTCTTTTGGCTGATCAGGAATGATGGGGCCGGGCGGACCATGGTGTTTTCCGGCGATGACATTGCCGTCACCAAGGTTGCCCCAGCGGATGCCGGGCAGCAGCGGGAGTACGCGGCCTGACGGGCCTTCTCCCGGCGGTGCGGACAAGGCCGGTGACCCCAAGGGCCACCGGCCTGACGTATGTCCCTTACCGGACGAGTTCCTTGAGGGCGTCCAGGACGGGGAGTTGGCCCTTCACCAGCTTCAGCCGGGCCTCCTGTTCGGGGAACCAGCGGGCATCGTCAATTTCCGGGTAGTGCTGGATCCGGCCTGAGCCCTTGGGCCATTCGAGCGGGAAGGTGTTGCTTTCGATCACTTCGGGGCGGAAGTCCTGCTCCGCGGCGAAAACAGTGATGACCTTGCCTGAAGGCTGCCGGAACCTGCCGAGTTCCCGGTACTCCGCATCCGGTGCGGGCGCGCCCATCTCCTCGGCAAACTCCCGCAGGCCCGCTGCCAGGGGGTCCTCCCCTTCGCTGAATTCGCCTTTTGGAATGGACCAGGCGTGGGCGTCCTTGCGGGCCCAGAAGGGGCCGCCCATATGGGCGATCCAGACCTCCAGGGCGGCGGGATCCGGCCGCCTGTACAGCAGGATTCCGGCGCTGAGAACCGGCATCGTGACCTCCGTGGTGCGTGTGGCTTGCAGTTGGTCCCAAACCGCCGTCCAGCGTTAATCTGCAGTTAACGGCGCTGCTTTAGGTTATTCCTTCAGACACTCTGCTCGAAGGGATCCGTCATGGCCAACATTGCTGAGGTTTTGGGACGGCTTACGCCGGAAGAACGTGAAGAGCTTCGCATCCTTGGCCCGCAGGGCCACCTGCCGAAGCACCTGGTTGAGGCCCTGGACCGCGCTGCCGGGGGTTCCGGCTCGGGCCGCGGGTATTACGTGCTCACTGGAAACGTCAGCGCTACCGGCGGCCCCCTCCTGGTGCTGCGCAGCGATGTTTCCAGCTGGTTTTTCAGCTCCCACCGGGACGACCTGGATTCGTTGTCACCCCACGGCTAGCACTTGAACATAATCTGCAGCTAGCCGATCAGCAGGCTAAGGGCCTCCGTCAGGTGTTCCACTTCCCGGACGGAGAAACCGGCGGGAATGGGGCCCGGGCCGGCGTGGCTGGCGGGAACCACAGCGTGGGTGAAGCCAAGCCGGTGCGCCTCCTGTATCCGTTGGTTGATTCCCGGGACCGGGCGGACCTCACCGGCCAGGCCCACCTCGCCGAAGGCTATGAGTCGGATAGGCAACGGCTTGCGGGCCTTGGCGGATGCCACCGCAAGGGCTACAGCGAGGTCCGTGGCGGGTTCGCTGAGCTTCACGCCGCCCACCGTGGCCACGTAGGAGTCATCCTTGTGCAGCAGCGTTCCGGCGCGCTGCTGCAGGACAGCCAGCAGCATCGAGACCCGGGAACTGTCCAGGCCGCTGGTGGCCCGCCGCGGCTGCGAGTTGGGGCTTTCGGCGAGCAGCGACTGCACCTCCGCCAGCAGGGGACGCCTGCCTTCCATCGTCACCGTGATGCAGGTGCCCGAAACCGGTTCCTTGGTGCGGCTGACGAACAGGCCGCTGGGATCGGCAAGGCCTTCGATGCCGTTCTCATTCAGGTCAAAGCAGCCGACGTCGTCCGTGGGGCCGTAGCGGTTCTTGACAGCCCGCAGCAGCCGCAGCCGGGAATGGCGTTCTCCCTCGAACTGGCAGACCACGTCCACGAGGTGCTCCAGCAGCCGCGGCCCGGCGATGGAGCCGTCCTTGGTGACATGGCCCACCAGCAGCGTTGTCATGTTTCTGCGTTTTGCGGCAGCAATAATGGACGCAGCCACTTCGCGGACCTGGGAGACGCCGCCGGCGCTACCGTCAACATCGGCACTGCTGAGGGTCTGGACCGAGTCCACGATCAGCAGCCGCGGCTCGATCTTCTCCACCTGCCCCAGCGCCTGGCCCAGGTCCGTCTCCGCGGACAGGTACAGGGACTCGGCCACGGCGTCGATCCGCTCGGCGCGCAGCTTCACCTGCGCTGCCGACTCCTCGCCCGTCACGTACAGCACGTCCTGCGCCGTACGGGCGAACTTGGCCGCCACATCCAGCAGCAGCGTGGACTTGCCGACGCCGGGTTCTCCCGCGAGCAGGATGACGGCGCCAGGAACCAGGCCGCCGCCCAGCACCCGGTCCAACTCGTCCACGCCGGTGGGCAGGAAAGCTGCCGTGGTGGCGTCCACCTCCGCGATCCGGCGCGCCGGCTCCACAACTGTTGCGGCCGCCGTCGTACGCGCCACAGCGGTGCCGGTTTCCTCCACGGTGCCCCACGCCTGGCACTCGCCGCACCGGCCCACCCACTTAGCCGTGGTCCAGCCGCATTCGGCGCATTTGTAAGCGGGCGCCTTGGAGGCCCGGGAAGTCTTTGTTGCCATGCGTCCAACCCTAGCGGCGCGCGCTGACATTCCCCGGCCGCACCCTGACCTCACACGTTCGGCCAGGGCACCCTGCGCCCGTGGGCCCACCCGGCCGCACCCTGACCTCACACGTTCGGCCAGGGCACCCTGCGCCCGTGGGCCCACCCGGCCGCACCCTGACCTCACACGTTCGGCCAGGGCACCCTGCGCCCGTGGGCCCACCCGGCCGCACCCTGACCTCACACGTTCGGCCAGGGCACCCTGCGCCCGTGGGCCCACCCGGCCGCACCCTGACCTCACACGTTCGGCCAGGGCACCCTGCGCCCGTGGGCCCACCCGGCCGCACCCTGACCTCACACGTTCGGCCAGGGCACCCTGCGCCCGTGGGCCCACCCGGCCGCACCCTGACCTCACACGTTCGGCCAGGGCACCCTGCGCCCGTGGGCCCACCCGGCCGCACCCTGACCTCACACGTTCGGCCAGGGCACCCTGCGCCCGTGGGCCCACCCGGCCGCACCCTGACCTCACACGTTCGGCCAGGGCACCCTGCGCCCGTGGGCCCACCCGGCCGCACCCTGACCTCACACGTTCGGCCAGGGCACCCTGCGCCCGTGGGCCCACCCGGCCGCACCCTGACCTCACACGTTCGGCCAGGGCACCCTGCGCCCGTGGGCCCACCCGGCCGCACCCTGACCTCACACGTTCGGCCAGGGCACCCTGCGCCCGTGGGCCCACCCGGCCGCACCCTGACCTCACACGTTCGGCCAGGGCACCCTGCGCCCGTGGGCCCACCCGGCCGCACCCTGACCTCACACGTTCGGCCAGGGCACCCTGCGCCCGTGGGCCCACCCGGCCGCACCCTGACCTCACACGTTCGGCCAGGGCACCCTGCGCCCGTGGGCCCACCCGGCCGCACCCTGACCTCACACGTTCGGCCAGGGCACCCTGCGCCCGTGGGCCCACCCGGCCGCACCCTGACCTCACACGTTCGGCCAGGGCACCCTGCGCCCGTGGGCCCACCCGGCCGCACCCTGACCTCACACGTTCGGCCAGGGCACCCTGCGCCCGTGGGCCCACCCGGCCGCACCCTGACCTCACACGTTCGGCCAGGGCACCCTGCGCCCGTGGGCCCACCCGGCCGCACCCTGACCTCACACGTTCGGCCAGGGCACCCTGCGCCCGTGGGCCCACCCGGCCGCACCCTGACCTCACACGTTCGGCCAGGGCACCCTGCGCCCGTGGGCCCACCTGGCCGCACCGTGACCTCACACGTTCGGCCAGGGCACCCTGCGCCCGTGGGCCCACCCGGCCGCACCGTGACCTCACACGTTCGGCCAGGGCACCCTGCGCCCGTGGGCCCACCTGGCCGCACCGTGACCTCACACGTTCGGCCAGGTTGCAGGCAGCGGGCCTTCCGGCCCTACCTCCCTTTTGCACTCCTTCCTACACTTTCATCAGGGGCCAGCCACTGAGAGATTTGGGGTCCATGGTGCAGTTAACAAGAAGGCAGCTCCTCCAGGCCGGTGCGCTGGCGGGAGCCGGAGTGCTGGCCGGAGTCCACCCCGCGGCCGCCCGGATAGCGGCAGGTCCTTCGGGCCTGCCGGGCATGTTCACGGAACAACTTCCCACCCTGGCAGAACTGGGCGTCATTGATATGAGGGGCGGCGGCAGTACGGAGTTGTGGATGCGCAACGCCCGCCACAGTTTCCACCCCGAGCTGGGGCTGACGGACACCCTGGCCTATCAGGCCGCCGGTTCATCCCAGACGTACCTGGGCCCGGTGATTATTGCCGCGCGGGGAACCGGCTTCAACCTCACCGTGCACAATGCCATCCAAATCCACCCCCTTGCGTTTGCCATCGACACTGAACTGGTGCCGGCCGGCAGCAACGATGCGCACTATCCCAGGACATCGGTCCACCTTCATGGCGGCAATACCAGCCCGGAGTCCGATGGCGGCCCGGAACAGACCTTCCTCCCGGGTACTTCCTATACCTACCACTACGACAACAACCAGGACGCGGCCGGGTTGTGGTACCACGACCATGCCCTTGGCCTCACAAGGCTCAATGTTTACGCCGGACTGGCCGGGGGTTACCTGCTCCGGGACACGCCCGGTGGAACCGGCATAGATACCGGTGACGGCACGCACCTTCCCCCGCCGCCGTACGAAGTGCCGCTGATCATCCAGGACCGGATGTTCAACCCGGACGGTTCCTTCGCCTATCCTCCCAATGACGAACTGACCGCGCCCGACGGCACACCCCGTCCCTGGGCGCCGGAGTTCTTCGGCGACATCGCCACGGTTAACGGGAAGTGCTGGCCGAACCTTGACGTGGCACGGGGAAAATACCGCTTCCGCGTGTACAACGGCTCCAATGCCAGGTTCTATGACCTCAAGTTCGTCGTAGACGCCACGGCAATCGTCTTCCACCAGATAGGATCCGACGGCGGCCTGCTGGACCGTCCCGTCAGGCTCAACAAGCTGGTCCTCGGCCCGGGCGAGCGGGCAGACATCGTGGTCGACTTTGCCGGGCTCCCGGCCGGCTCCGCAGTGACACTGACCAACAATGCGCGCACCCCCTTCCCGAACGGGCCCGTAGCTGTCCCGCCGGGCGGGTCCCCGCTACGGCAGATCATGCGCTTCACCGTGCTGAGCCAGCAGGGCTACACCACGCCCCTGCCCGGCCACCTGCGTGCACAACCACTCACAAAGCTGGCCGACGTGGCCCCTGCAGCCACGCGGTACATGCCCCTCGTGGAGGTCCTCAACGGAGCCGGCGTCCCTATCATGGCTCTCCTCAACAACCGGACGTTCAAGAGCCCGGACATCACCAGGGTGCGGTCCGACAGCCTGGAACAATGGGAACTCATCAACACCACCGAAGACGCCCACCCGATCCATCTGCATTTCACCCAGTTCCAGGTCCTCGGCCGGCAGCGGTTCGACGTCGACGGGTACCTCGCTGCCACAGGCTACGTTGACCCTGCCACCGGCCTGGTGGCGCCGGGGCGCGGATATGCGGTGCCGGTGGGGCCGTTCCTGGCCCGCCGTCCGGCTGGCGCTCCAGCCAATGAACGGGGATGGAAGGACACCGTCGTGGCGATGCCAGGCGAGGTGACCCGGATCGTGGTCCCGTTTGGTGCCGCGGCGGCCGGGGGAGCTCCGCTGGCCATCGGCTCATCCTTCAAAGGCGAATACGTCTGGCACTGCCACATCCTTGAGCACGAGGACAACGACATGATGCAGCGGTACGTCATCGAGTAGCTGCGATGGCCCAGGCCGTACTGTGCGCTGATCTGCTTCCCGCCGGAGCGTCCCAACCAGGCCCGTTACAGCGCCGGCAGCACGTCCCGCGCCTCGCGGGCATCCATGCCGGTGGCCTCCAGCAGGTCCACCATCAGCGGCCGGAACAGCATCACTACGGTTTCGCCTTCCAGCCGCTGCACCTCCAGCAGCTTCGGGTGCAGGCGCAGGGCAATCCCGCTGAGCTCGTTGCGGGCCGTGCGCAGGTGGGCGCGGCGGACGCCGTCGTGCGTTTCCGCCAGGCCCAGCGACAACTCGTCAATGGCGGCAGCCGTCTCCTGCAGCACCTCCGCGATGTTCTCCGTCGCCTCGTCGGAGAGGGCGGCGTGGTTAATCGCGCTGGTGAGCCTGCGCGCGAAAACCCGGCTGTTCCTCAGCGCCAGGTCAATGAAATCGAGCGACTGTTCCAGCCGGTCCAGCTCGTCCCGGTGCCTGCGGTAGGCGGGTGCGAGCCTGGCCACCTCCCCGGAGGCCCGCAGGGAGTGCCGCATCCCGTCCACCAGTGGCTGGCAGTTGCGGCCACGGACCAGCGCGTGCCAGGCCCTGGTTGAATCGCTGTCCGCCAGCGCCTCCGCACATTCACGCAGCACCTCCGCCAGCTCATGGAGGAGTTTCCGGACGTCCTTGCGGGGCTCGCGGCGCGGGTCCTTGGGAGCCAGGACTGTGACCAGCAGGGCGAACAGGCCGCCCACCACGGCGTCGATGCTCCGCGTGAACGGCCCGCCAGCCGGCGCCGGCAGCAAAACCACCAGCAGCGACTGCAGGGCCAACTGGGTGGTGAAGATGTTTCCGCTGTCCAGGAACCGGGCGAGCAGGATGGAAAACAACAGGACGACGGCGGCCTGCCAGATCCCTGCGCCCAGCCAGTGCAGCAGCAGGTCGCCCACCGCGATGCCGATGGTGCACCCAAGCCCCACCTCCAGGACCCGCCGCAGCCGCGGCTCCCGTGAGAAGCCAAGGGCAATCAGGGACGAGGTGGCAGCGAAAAGGGGATCTGCGTGGCCCAGCACGAACTCGGCGAAAGCATAGGCGCCCACGGCGCAGACCGTCATCTGGATGGCGGGAACCAGGGAGTTGCGGCTCCGGATCAGGCCTGTGCGGACGCGGCCGCGCAGGAACCGCCTGCTTGCTGAAAGTCCTGCTGCGGGAGCCATGCCGTCCAGTCTATTTGCTGCCTCGTCGGTTTATTTTGCAGCCGGCGCACTATGGGCAGAGATGTGATCTGCGCAATGGGAACCCTGCACTTGTCGGCCAATATCCCGCCGTCGTTAATCCTCCGTTCACTTTGGACCGCCTGTCCCGTTACCTGCGGCCCCTAACTTCGATGAAGGTACACAAGTACGCATCGCGCTGCAGGGTTCTCCGTCCCTGCTCCGCACTGAATATCCCTGGAAGGGGTACACCTAGTGAAGGCACTCCGCTTCGGCCGCCACGCGGCCATCGCTGTTATCGCAGCCGGCGCTCTCGCGCTTACCTCCTGCGGTTCAGACAACGTCACTGGCAGCGGTCCCGGCGGCGGAGGCCAGGCCGCCGGCGGCTCGAAGATCACCGGCACGCTGACGGGCATCGGTTCCTCCGCCCAGGGTGCGGCGATGGACGCGTGGAAAACTGAGTTTGCGGCCGCCAACCAGGGTGCCATTGTGCAGTATTCACCGGATGGCTCCGGTGCAGGCCGCAAGGCGCTCTTGGATGGTTCGGCCCAGTTCGGCGGTTCCGACGCCTACTTGAAGGACGAGGAATACGCCCAGTCCCAGACGACCTGCGGGCCGGATGGCGCCCTCAACATCCCGGTCTACATTTCTCCGATTGCGATCGCCTTCAACCTCCCGGGAATCACCGGGCTGAAGCTGGACGCGGCAACCGTGGCGAAAATCTTCCGCGGCGAGATCGCCACCTGGAATGATCCCGCCATCGCTGCCCTGAACGAAGGCGTCAGCCTGCCGGATCTCAAGGTCACCCCGGTGAACCGCTCCGATGACTCCGGCACCACCACCAACTTCACGGACTACCTGGCATCGGCCGCTCCCGAGGTCTGGACGGACAAGGCCTCAGGAGTCTGGCCGGCAAGCCTCCAGGGCGAGAATGCCAAGGGCACCTCCGGCGTGGTCAAGACCGTCACCGACACCCCCGGCGCCGTCACCTATGCTGACGATTCCGCCGTCAGCGGCAAGCTGGGCGTTGCGCAGATCAAGGTGGGGGACGCCTTCACCGAGATCTCCGCCGAAGCCGCAGCCAAGGCTGTTGACGCAGGGACCCCGGTCGAAGGCCGTCCCGCCAACGACCTCTCCATTAAGCTGGACCGCAAGACCACCATCGAAGGCGCCTACCCGATCGTCCTCGTCTCCTTCCACATTGTTTGCTCCACCTACGACAGCCAGGAGACCGTTGACCTGGTCAAGGCCTTCGAGAACTACGTAGTGTCCGAGGAAGGCCAGCAGGCAGCCGCGGATTCCGCCAAGTCCGCCCCGCTCTCCTCCGAGCTGGCCGGGAAGGCTGCCAAGGCCGTCGAGTCCATCAAGGTCAAGTCCTAATCACTGCACCAAAACCGGATTCCCCGCCTGCCGAGAGGCAGCGCGGGGAACTTGGCTTTGAAAGCCGCTCTTGTCCAGACCCAGTAACCAACCGAAGGGCCGTCGAATGACCGCCACCCCCCTGACCAGCACCCAGGGCGCCGGCCGCACCGGCGACAAAATCTTCTCCGGTGCCGCGCTGGCCGCCGGCTGCCTCATCCTCGCCGTCCTGTTCGGCGTTGCGCTCTTCCTGGTGGTCCAGGCCATCCCGGCACTGACCGCTCCGGCCGCCGAGATCCAGGGTGGTAAAGGCTTCTTCGCCTACATCTGGCCCATTGTGATCGGCACGCTCATCGCCGCCGTGATCGCCCTGGTGATCGCCACGCCCATCGCCATCGGCGTCGCGCTGTTCATTTCGCACTTCGCCCCCCGCGGCCTGGCCTCGGGCCTGGGCTACGTGGTGGACCTGCTCGCGGCCATCCCGTCCGTGATCTACGGCGCCTGGGGTGCTGCATTCCTGGCCAAGGAAATTTCCCCGGCCTACAACTGGCTGGCCGCGAACATGGGCTGGCTGCCCATCTTCCAGGGCCCGGCGTCGGCAACCGGCAAAACGATCCTGACCGCCGGCATTGTCCTGGCCGTCATGGTGCTGCCCATCATCACCTCCCTGTCCCGCGAGATCTTCCTGCAGACCCCCAAACTGCACGAAGAAGCCGCCCTGGCGCTCGGGGCCACCCGCTGGGAAATGATCAAGATGTCGGTCCTGCCCTTCGCCCGGCCGGGAATCATCAGCGCCGTCATGCTGGGCCTGGGCCGTGCCCTTGGCGAGACCATGGCCGTGGCCCTGGTGCTCTCCTCCGGCGCGCTGACCGCCAGCCTGATCCAGTCCGGCAACCAGACCATCGCCGCGGAAATTGCCCTGAACTTCCCCGAGGCAAGCGGGCTCAAGGTCAGCACCCTGATCGCCGCCGGCCTGGTCCTGTTCGTCATCACCCTGGCCGTGAACATGATCGCGCGCTGGATCATCACCCGGCACAAAGAATTCTCGGGAGCCAACTAAATGACCTCCACGCTTACCCCCGTGCGCAGCAAGCGCTCGGCGCTCACCAAGGGCCAGTTGCCCAAATATGCGCCGTATGCGGTCCTTGCGGCCGCATTGATCGTCGGCGCCGCCATCCTGGCGCTTATCGGCTTTAATGCCTTCGGCTGGGGCCTCGTTTCCGCCTTGCTCTTTGCCATCGGGCTGGTGTCCTGGAGCGCCGCCGTGGAAGGTTCCCGCAAGGCCAAGGACAAACTGGCCACCTGCCTGGTGGTGGGATCCTTCCTGGTCGCACTGCTTCCGCTGTTTTCGGTGATCTGGACCGTACTGGTGAACGGCGTGCCTGGACTCCTCACCCCCGGCTTCCTCACGTATTCCATGAACGGCGTCACCGGCGTTTACGACAACCGGGCAGTGGAGGAGGGTGCGCCTGTCCTGGGCGGCATCTACCACGCGCTGCTGGGCACCCTGGAGATCACCCTGCTGGCCACTGTCATATCGGTGCCGGTGGGCCTGCTGACCGCGATTTACCTGGTGGAGTACGGCAACGACGGACGCCTGGCCAGGGCCATCACCTTCTTCGTGGACGTGATGACCGGCATCCCCTCCATCGTGGCCGGCCTCTTCGCCGCGGCCTTCTTCTTCGCGGTGGTAGGCCCGGGCACCAAGACCGGCGCCGTTGCCGCCGTCGCGCTTTCGGTCCTGATGATCCCGGTGGTGGTGCGCTCCAGCGAGGAAATGCTGAAGATTGTTCCCAACGAACTGCGGGAGGCGGCCTACGCCCTGGGCGTCCGCAAGTGGCGGACCATCATCAAGGTGGTCATCCCGACGGCGATCTCCGGCATCGCTTCCGGTGTCACCCTGGCCATCGCGAGGGTCATCGGCGAGACGGCCCCCATCCTGGTCACCGCAGGCTTTGCCACCAGTATCAACTCGAATGTCTTCGGCGGCTGGATGGCGTCACTGCCCACGTTCATCTACACCCAGATCCTGAACCCCACCTCGCCGGCCAACCCGGACCCGTCCTCGCAGCGGGCCTGGGGTGCTGCCCTGGTGCTGATCATCCTGGTGATGATCCTCAACCTCGGGGCCCGGCTGATCGCCCGCGTCTTCGCCCCCAAAGCCGGCCGCTGACCGCCGCTTCCGGCCACAGCACTACCGGCCCTTCCCGCCGGAACCTAGACTTCAATTCATACCCAGTTAGTGAAGGAACACCATGTCTAAGCGCATCGACGTCAAGGACCTGAACGTGTACTACGGCGATTTCCTCGCCGTGGAGGACGTCACCATCAACATCGAAGCCAAGTCCGTCACAGCGTTCATCGGGCCGTCCGGTTGCGGCAAGTCCACGTTCCTTCGGACCCTGAACCGCATGCACGAGGTACTTCCCGGGGCCCGCGTCGAGGGCGAGGTCCTGCTCGACGGCGACAACCTGTACGGCCCCGGCGTGGACCCGGTCACCGTCCGCTCGCAGATCGGCATGGTGTTCCAGCGACCCAACCCGTTCCCCACCATGTCCATCCGGGACAACGTGCTGGCCGGCGTCAAGCTGAACAACAAGAAGATCTCCAAGGGCGAGGCCGACGTTCTTGTGGAGCGCTCGCTCAAGGGCGCCAACCTGTGG
This genomic interval from Arthrobacter sp. SLBN-100 contains the following:
- a CDS encoding tripartite tricarboxylate transporter permease — translated: MDFLNPVINGFAVVLEPTNLLYCLIGVVIGMLIGVLPGLGPAATIAILLPLTYNVEPVTAIIMLAGIFYGAQYGGTITSVLLRLPGEASSVVTVFDGYQMAKQGRAGTALGLASIGSFVGGTAAIIGLTFLAPLVASFALDFGPPEYTALALLGILLVATISNGAKAKALIAAALGLLLATVGRDIFTGESRFTFGSLQLADGIDFVPIAMGIFGLGEILYNLEERHRAAKAPSKVTNVWPSRNDLKQASGAIGRGSVLGFFLGILPGGGATIASMASYAMEKKRAKQPERFGKGAPEGVAGPETANNAAATSSFIPLLTLGIPANATMALMFGALLIQGVTPGPQLVEQNPELFWGVVNSMYIGNILLLIMSLPLVGIFVKILRVRAAILAPVTALITLLGAYTINNSMFDVSLVVVFGIIGYLMKKFGFEPGPLVLAFVLGELLESSMRRSLLVFGGDPSGFFGRPISATLLVVFVLVAVLPAIRAAIAKRKGTAPSAGAATQGEAHTIKEKV
- a CDS encoding universal stress protein, whose product is MSIIVGFVPTPAGEAALTAGIAEAQLRQQDLFIVNSARQGALVDKSVATEDVLAQAAKRAADVGVTATVIQPPYQHDLADEFLDVAREVDASLIVIGLRHRTQVGKFILGSHAQQILMQADRPVLAVKADGGHF
- a CDS encoding NUDIX domain-containing protein, yielding MPVLSAGILLYRRPDPAALEVWIAHMGGPFWARKDAHAWSIPKGEFSEGEDPLAAGLREFAEEMGAPAPDAEYRELGRFRQPSGKVITVFAAEQDFRPEVIESNTFPLEWPKGSGRIQHYPEIDDARWFPEQEARLKLVKGQLPVLDALKELVR
- the radA gene encoding DNA repair protein RadA — its product is MATKTSRASKAPAYKCAECGWTTAKWVGRCGECQAWGTVEETGTAVARTTAAATVVEPARRIAEVDATTAAFLPTGVDELDRVLGGGLVPGAVILLAGEPGVGKSTLLLDVAAKFARTAQDVLYVTGEESAAQVKLRAERIDAVAESLYLSAETDLGQALGQVEKIEPRLLIVDSVQTLSSADVDGSAGGVSQVREVAASIIAAAKRRNMTTLLVGHVTKDGSIAGPRLLEHLVDVVCQFEGERHSRLRLLRAVKNRYGPTDDVGCFDLNENGIEGLADPSGLFVSRTKEPVSGTCITVTMEGRRPLLAEVQSLLAESPNSQPRRATSGLDSSRVSMLLAVLQQRAGTLLHKDDSYVATVGGVKLSEPATDLAVALAVASAKARKPLPIRLIAFGEVGLAGEVRPVPGINQRIQEAHRLGFTHAVVPASHAGPGPIPAGFSVREVEHLTEALSLLIG
- a CDS encoding multicopper oxidase family protein, coding for MVQLTRRQLLQAGALAGAGVLAGVHPAAARIAAGPSGLPGMFTEQLPTLAELGVIDMRGGGSTELWMRNARHSFHPELGLTDTLAYQAAGSSQTYLGPVIIAARGTGFNLTVHNAIQIHPLAFAIDTELVPAGSNDAHYPRTSVHLHGGNTSPESDGGPEQTFLPGTSYTYHYDNNQDAAGLWYHDHALGLTRLNVYAGLAGGYLLRDTPGGTGIDTGDGTHLPPPPYEVPLIIQDRMFNPDGSFAYPPNDELTAPDGTPRPWAPEFFGDIATVNGKCWPNLDVARGKYRFRVYNGSNARFYDLKFVVDATAIVFHQIGSDGGLLDRPVRLNKLVLGPGERADIVVDFAGLPAGSAVTLTNNARTPFPNGPVAVPPGGSPLRQIMRFTVLSQQGYTTPLPGHLRAQPLTKLADVAPAATRYMPLVEVLNGAGVPIMALLNNRTFKSPDITRVRSDSLEQWELINTTEDAHPIHLHFTQFQVLGRQRFDVDGYLAATGYVDPATGLVAPGRGYAVPVGPFLARRPAGAPANERGWKDTVVAMPGEVTRIVVPFGAAAAGGAPLAIGSSFKGEYVWHCHILEHEDNDMMQRYVIE
- a CDS encoding FUSC family protein; the protein is MAPAAGLSASRRFLRGRVRTGLIRSRNSLVPAIQMTVCAVGAYAFAEFVLGHADPLFAATSSLIALGFSREPRLRRVLEVGLGCTIGIAVGDLLLHWLGAGIWQAAVVLLFSILLARFLDSGNIFTTQLALQSLLVVLLPAPAGGPFTRSIDAVVGGLFALLVTVLAPKDPRREPRKDVRKLLHELAEVLRECAEALADSDSTRAWHALVRGRNCQPLVDGMRHSLRASGEVARLAPAYRRHRDELDRLEQSLDFIDLALRNSRVFARRLTSAINHAALSDEATENIAEVLQETAAAIDELSLGLAETHDGVRRAHLRTARNELSGIALRLHPKLLEVQRLEGETVVMLFRPLMVDLLEATGMDAREARDVLPAL
- the pstS gene encoding phosphate ABC transporter substrate-binding protein PstS — translated: MKALRFGRHAAIAVIAAGALALTSCGSDNVTGSGPGGGGQAAGGSKITGTLTGIGSSAQGAAMDAWKTEFAAANQGAIVQYSPDGSGAGRKALLDGSAQFGGSDAYLKDEEYAQSQTTCGPDGALNIPVYISPIAIAFNLPGITGLKLDAATVAKIFRGEIATWNDPAIAALNEGVSLPDLKVTPVNRSDDSGTTTNFTDYLASAAPEVWTDKASGVWPASLQGENAKGTSGVVKTVTDTPGAVTYADDSAVSGKLGVAQIKVGDAFTEISAEAAAKAVDAGTPVEGRPANDLSIKLDRKTTIEGAYPIVLVSFHIVCSTYDSQETVDLVKAFENYVVSEEGQQAAADSAKSAPLSSELAGKAAKAVESIKVKS
- the pstC gene encoding phosphate ABC transporter permease subunit PstC, yielding MTATPLTSTQGAGRTGDKIFSGAALAAGCLILAVLFGVALFLVVQAIPALTAPAAEIQGGKGFFAYIWPIVIGTLIAAVIALVIATPIAIGVALFISHFAPRGLASGLGYVVDLLAAIPSVIYGAWGAAFLAKEISPAYNWLAANMGWLPIFQGPASATGKTILTAGIVLAVMVLPIITSLSREIFLQTPKLHEEAALALGATRWEMIKMSVLPFARPGIISAVMLGLGRALGETMAVALVLSSGALTASLIQSGNQTIAAEIALNFPEASGLKVSTLIAAGLVLFVITLAVNMIARWIITRHKEFSGAN